The segment CCGCAAGCTGGCCCTGGTGGCGGGCTATATGCTGGCCGCCCTGGTGGCCTGGTCGCGCATCGAGGTGGGTGCGCATTCGCATTCCGAATCCGCCGCCGGTTTCGCCCTGGGCGGTCTGGCCAGCGCCTGGGCCCTGGCCGGCGCGCCACGCCTGCGCCAGATGCTGCCCCTGTGGCTGCCCGCCGGCCTGGCGGCGGCCCTGCTGCTGTTGCCCTTCTCGGCACCGCGCTCGCGCAGCCACGAGCTGATGATGGAAATCTCGCGCCAGATCTCGGGCCGGGACCGGCTCTACACCCGGCGCGATCTGCACCGTCGGGGTTCTGGACAGCCGGCGGGCGCGCTCAGTGCAGCTGGGCGGCTGCCGGGAACCACAGGGCCAGGCTCATCTCCACCGGCGCCTCGCTGATCTCCAGGCCCTGATTCAGCTCATAGCTGGACTCGTACCAACCGCAGCGTGCCGCCGGCTCCTGCAGCTGGGCGCTGGCGATCTGCTGCACACCGCGGGCCAGCAGGACGGGCTGGCGTTGAGATTGAGCGGCGGGGTGGCGGGCGGTGGACAGCATGATGGCGACTCCTGCTAGGGCTGGAGGCGGGCTGCTCGGTGGGGGAGGGGCGGTGAAGCAGCGGGCCTGATGCAAACCAGTTTGGTCGCCGGCGGGGCCGCTTCCCATCACTCCCAGGGTGGGGCGGCGGGGGAGGGGGGAACCCGCTCCTGCTGAAGGGGGAGGGCGGCCAGATGATCTTGAAATCAGTGCACCGTTGTTGTTCCTGAGGCTATTGCCTTGAACGACGGGAGGATTCCTTGTGCACTTATCCACGCCTACGCCCGGGAGCTTTTGGCGACAGTAGCGGAGCATGGGCGAAGCTGTACACGCAGCTTTGAACGAGACAGCGCGCAACGCATGTTTTGCCGGCTGTGTCACGAACAGGGAATTCAGTACGTCATGGGAAAGTCTTGGGAAATCTGGTTTGGCGCGCTCTTGGTAATTGCGCTTGTTGCGATGATGGTGTGGCGTTTCTTGCGCATCCTGAAAATGCGCAAATGGAACCTTGCTTGGTACCGGCGGGAGTTTCCGAATTTGGTCGGAAGAGATGGGCGAGTGACTTGCTACGCCTGTAACAGCAGCAATGTCGGGACCGAACGTCTCATGGAGGGCATGTACATGCGGCGACACCTATGCCGTCAATGCGGTACTACGCTGTACTACTCGCCTGAATCTTGAATCCTGCGTGACATAGCGTTTGATTGGAGCTGGCTGCTGTAGTGTCGACGGCCCCTGAAACTCACGGCTGATATCTGAGGAGTGGCCTTAGCCGATGTGTCCAAGGAATCCTTGCAAATCAGGGGTTCTTCCGGATGTAGGCTTATCAAGCTGCCTCTTAGGTCGTGACTGACGAATGCGGTCGATAACGAGGCTCAGCAGACAAACGCGGAGTTTGTCCTGTAAGGACGTTTTCACTAGACAAGAACGTTTTTGCTCTTAGCCATTCGCAGAACGCGGGGCGATTCAAATCGCCAGCGCCGTCGTGTGCTTCACTTCTTCCATCACCGCATAGGTGCGGGTCTCCCGCACGCCGGGCAGGGTCCAGATCACGCTGCCGATGAACTCGCGGTAGTGGCCCATATCGGCCACCCGGGTCTTGAGCAGGTAGTCAAAGCCGCCGGCCACCAGATGGCATTCCAGGATCTCGGGGCGGGCTTGCACGGCGGCCTTGAAGTTGTCCATCACATCGTGCACCGTGCGGTCCAGCAGGATCTCGATGAAGACCAGCATCGAGGCCCCCAGCTTGGCCGGGTTGAGCCGGGCCTCGTAGCCCAGGATGTAGCCCTCGCGGGTGAGGCGCTTGACGCGCTCCAGCACCGCCGTGGGCGAGAGATGCACTGCCTCGGCCAGCTTGAGGTTGGAGATGCGCCCGTCCGCCTGCAGCACGCGCAGGATGCGGGCGTCGATCTTGTCGAGTTCTTCGGTCACCGGATTTTTCTCTGAGGAAGCGTCAATGTTCTGAATTTAATTC is part of the Shinella sp. XGS7 genome and harbors:
- a CDS encoding phosphatase PAP2 family protein encodes the protein MSAEAVPAFSSSLFSSGADAHATLSATLWHLLTRLGEAQILLPLAAVAAAWLWLAAGQRRLVLRWALAIATAGGLTTASKLAFMGWGLGSARWDFTGISGHAMFAAVCLPVLAWVALAVGGAEDRRGLRRKLALVAGYMLAALVAWSRIEVGAHSHSESAAGFALGGLASAWALAGAPRLRQMLPLWLPAGLAAALLLLPFSAPRSRSHELMMEISRQISGRDRLYTRRDLHRRGSGQPAGALSAAGRLPGTTGPGSSPPAPR
- a CDS encoding Lrp/AsnC ligand binding domain-containing protein gives rise to the protein MTEELDKIDARILRVLQADGRISNLKLAEAVHLSPTAVLERVKRLTREGYILGYEARLNPAKLGASMLVFIEILLDRTVHDVMDNFKAAVQARPEILECHLVAGGFDYLLKTRVADMGHYREFIGSVIWTLPGVRETRTYAVMEEVKHTTALAI